Proteins from a single region of Candidatus Hydrogenedentota bacterium:
- a CDS encoding DegT/DnrJ/EryC1/StrS family aminotransferase produces MDFQFPWPVFDHAEEAALQRVLTRRKWFNGEETRAFEAAYAQFQGAEYAAACTSGTTALEVALEALDIGPGDEVIVPPYTFVATATAVLRVGATPVFADVDASWCMDPAAAEAAITPRTRAIMPVHFGGAMANIDALADLARSRGLELIEDACHAWGSAWEGRGAGTIGRCGAFSFQESKNITAGEGGVLVSNDESFIERCHSIINCGREEGAPWYHHINLGTNARITEFGAALLLAQLERAPDQLNRRAANAALLDEGLAGVPGVTPQPPVPKMTRRACHLYCFRLDAAAFGMDRDAFLAACKERGLPLMAGYPIPLYKQPVFQKFLGRHDYNQCHCPVTEALCASEGVWITQPMLLLSDAHMRAIIDGIRDIGNH; encoded by the coding sequence ATGGACTTCCAATTCCCCTGGCCCGTTTTCGACCATGCCGAAGAAGCCGCCCTCCAACGCGTTCTCACCCGCCGCAAATGGTTCAATGGCGAGGAAACACGCGCCTTCGAAGCCGCCTACGCCCAATTTCAGGGAGCCGAATACGCCGCCGCCTGCACCAGCGGCACCACCGCACTCGAAGTCGCCCTGGAAGCCCTCGATATCGGCCCCGGCGATGAAGTGATCGTTCCGCCCTACACCTTCGTCGCAACCGCCACCGCCGTCCTCCGTGTCGGCGCCACCCCAGTCTTCGCCGATGTCGACGCCTCCTGGTGTATGGATCCCGCCGCCGCCGAAGCCGCCATCACCCCGCGCACGCGCGCCATCATGCCCGTCCACTTCGGCGGCGCCATGGCCAACATCGACGCCCTCGCCGATCTCGCGAGAAGCCGCGGCCTCGAACTCATCGAAGACGCCTGCCACGCCTGGGGCAGCGCCTGGGAAGGGCGCGGCGCCGGCACAATCGGGCGCTGCGGAGCCTTCAGCTTCCAGGAATCGAAAAACATCACCGCCGGCGAAGGCGGCGTGCTTGTCTCCAACGATGAATCCTTCATCGAGCGATGCCACAGCATCATCAACTGCGGCCGCGAGGAGGGAGCCCCCTGGTACCACCACATTAACCTCGGCACCAACGCCCGCATCACCGAATTCGGAGCCGCCCTCCTCCTGGCCCAACTCGAACGCGCCCCGGACCAGCTCAACCGCCGCGCCGCAAACGCCGCCCTGCTCGACGAGGGCCTGGCCGGCGTCCCCGGCGTCACGCCCCAGCCCCCGGTCCCGAAAATGACCCGCCGCGCCTGTCATCTCTACTGCTTCCGGCTCGACGCCGCCGCATTCGGCATGGACCGCGACGCATTCCTCGCCGCCTGCAAGGAACGCGGCCTCCCCCTCATGGCGGGCTACCCGATCCCCCTCTACAAGCAGCCCGTCTTTCAGAAATTCCTCGGCCGCCACGACTACAACCAGTGTCACTGCCCCGTCACCGAAGCCCTCTGCGCCAGCGAAGGCGTCTGGATCACCCAGCCCATGCTACTACTATCCGATGCCCACATGCGCGCCATCATCGACGGAATTCGCGACATCGGCAACCACTGA
- a CDS encoding class II aldolase/adducin family protein: MPDEATLRALICEIGRRMYARNYVGGTDGNISVRLPGADGFLCTPSGVSKGFMTPESLIIADASGKKVDGPGKVTSEFPTHLACYEERPDINAVVHAHPPTATAFTLAGVSLAQPVLPELVAALGGIPVTAYATPGTPEGNEVVRPLIRQCDGVMLDRHGAVTVGTSLEAAYFKLEKIEHAACVLLAARQLGAVKHLTPEEVDRALQTRAPYGATGPIYPPEF; this comes from the coding sequence ATGCCCGATGAAGCAACCCTCCGCGCCCTGATCTGCGAGATCGGACGCCGCATGTACGCCCGCAACTACGTCGGCGGAACCGACGGCAACATCAGCGTGCGCCTCCCCGGCGCCGATGGCTTTCTATGCACCCCCAGCGGCGTCTCCAAAGGCTTCATGACCCCGGAATCCCTCATTATCGCCGACGCATCCGGAAAGAAAGTCGATGGGCCGGGAAAGGTAACCTCCGAGTTCCCCACCCACCTCGCCTGCTACGAAGAGCGGCCCGACATCAACGCCGTCGTGCACGCCCACCCGCCAACCGCCACCGCATTTACCCTCGCCGGCGTCTCCCTCGCCCAACCCGTCCTTCCCGAGCTCGTCGCCGCCCTCGGCGGCATCCCCGTCACCGCCTACGCCACCCCCGGCACCCCCGAAGGCAACGAAGTCGTCCGGCCCCTCATACGCCAATGCGACGGCGTCATGCTCGATCGCCACGGCGCCGTAACCGTCGGAACCTCCCTGGAAGCCGCCTACTTCAAACTCGAAAAAATCGAGCACGCCGCCTGCGTACTCCTCGCCGCCCGCCAACTCGGCGCCGTAAAACACCTCACCCCCGAAGAAGTCGATCGCGCCCTCCAGACCCGCGCCCCCTACGGCGCCACCGGCCCCATCTACCCCCCAGAATTCTAA
- a CDS encoding CBS domain-containing protein, whose product MHTIGDIIKPRDIYWVNASDTVRQTVHYLCERKTGAVAVKEDDRVVGIFSERDLMHRVVNASLDIDATLVREVMSPDPMTIQIDDELGHAKIVMFQCGVRHLVVVGRGEVFKGLVSMRDLLEADMAESSELIEKLNDAYYEKAYRSRWRMSSNRVIVEHYTPQ is encoded by the coding sequence ATGCACACGATTGGCGACATCATCAAACCCCGAGACATTTACTGGGTAAACGCGAGCGACACGGTCCGGCAGACGGTGCATTATCTTTGCGAGCGGAAAACGGGTGCGGTTGCGGTCAAGGAGGATGATCGGGTGGTGGGCATCTTCTCGGAGCGCGATCTGATGCACCGGGTGGTGAATGCGTCGCTGGACATTGACGCAACGCTTGTTCGGGAGGTGATGAGCCCGGATCCGATGACGATTCAAATCGATGACGAATTGGGTCATGCGAAGATTGTGATGTTCCAGTGCGGTGTCCGGCATCTGGTGGTGGTGGGGCGCGGGGAGGTGTTCAAGGGGCTGGTCTCGATGCGGGATCTGCTCGAAGCGGACATGGCGGAGTCTTCCGAATTGATCGAGAAGCTGAACGACGCGTATTACGAGAAAGCGTACCGCAGCCGCTGGCGGATGTCGTCGAACCGGGTTATTGTGGAGCATTACACGCCGCAGTAA
- a CDS encoding branched-chain amino acid transaminase, with the protein MAVMHPGETAYFGGAYIPVADAKLSVMTHAFNYGTALFEGIRGYYSQEEENLFIFRLKEHIDRFVRNFNILCMEIPEDAAKIEEICLEVARRCNLREDIYLRPICYKSQLSLGPAVRGVESALCCYLITLGDYVDTNDGLDVAVSSWRRLSDNAIPTRAKTTGSYINSALAASEAKQAGFHEAVFLREDGTVAEGSAMNLFIVQEGRLITPPPNADILVGITRNTIMQLAREQLSMEVVERPIARTELYVSDEAFFCGTGAQVAPVRSVDRRLLGTGKPGPITRELQDLYFNVVQGKVDAYRHWCTPVW; encoded by the coding sequence ATGGCCGTGATGCATCCGGGCGAGACCGCGTATTTTGGCGGGGCGTATATTCCGGTCGCCGACGCGAAATTGAGTGTAATGACCCATGCCTTCAACTATGGCACGGCGCTTTTTGAGGGGATTCGGGGCTATTACAGCCAGGAAGAAGAGAACCTGTTTATCTTCCGCTTGAAGGAACATATCGACCGTTTTGTCCGGAATTTCAACATCCTGTGCATGGAGATTCCGGAGGATGCGGCGAAGATTGAGGAGATATGTCTGGAGGTGGCGCGGAGGTGCAATCTTCGCGAAGACATTTACCTGCGCCCGATCTGTTACAAGAGCCAGCTTTCGCTGGGTCCGGCGGTCCGCGGGGTGGAGAGCGCGCTGTGCTGCTACCTGATCACGCTGGGCGATTACGTGGACACGAATGACGGGCTGGATGTGGCGGTTTCTTCGTGGCGCCGGCTTTCGGACAATGCGATTCCGACGCGCGCGAAGACGACGGGCAGCTATATCAACTCGGCGCTTGCGGCTTCGGAGGCAAAGCAGGCGGGCTTCCACGAGGCGGTGTTTTTGCGTGAGGATGGCACGGTTGCGGAGGGGAGCGCGATGAACCTGTTTATCGTGCAGGAGGGGCGGCTGATCACGCCGCCGCCAAACGCGGATATTCTGGTGGGGATTACGCGGAACACGATCATGCAGCTTGCGCGGGAGCAGCTGTCGATGGAGGTGGTGGAGCGCCCGATAGCGCGGACGGAGCTGTATGTGAGTGATGAGGCGTTTTTCTGCGGGACGGGGGCGCAGGTGGCGCCGGTGCGATCGGTTGACCGGCGTCTGCTGGGCACGGGTAAGCCGGGTCCGATAACGCGGGAGTTGCAGGATTTGTATTTCAATGTGGTGCAGGGGAAGGTGGATGCGTACCGGCATTGGTGTACGCCGGTTTGGTGA
- a CDS encoding type IV pilus twitching motility protein PilT, with product MLTLKQILSYAVKNGASDVHLTVGSPPAIRVDGKIRFIEAEPITPDLTQGYAAEIMNERELAAFEEKGDADLAYGVAGLGRFRVNVLKQRGSVGVVMRHVKGKILDFTELNLPPAMTKVAEMHRGLVLVTGTTGSGKSTTLASIVDYINQRNRFHIVTLEDPIEFLHSNKKSIITQREINIDTRDFYSALRAAMREDPDVILVGEMRDAETFQAAISAAETGHLVFSTLHTTNVMLTIDRIMDMFPSNMHDQIRSQIALQIRACIAQRLLPSADGKGRVPAIELMFNNPGIASLIRENNIKQIPTAIVGGKEDGMQTFNMSLAGLIKAGLIKEADAYANSDNPEELKMNLQGIYISSGRGGILKK from the coding sequence ATGCTTACGCTGAAACAGATACTGAGCTACGCGGTTAAGAATGGGGCCTCCGACGTCCACCTCACCGTCGGCAGCCCCCCCGCCATCCGCGTGGACGGCAAAATCCGCTTCATCGAGGCCGAGCCCATCACCCCCGACCTCACCCAGGGCTACGCCGCCGAAATCATGAACGAGCGCGAGCTCGCCGCCTTCGAGGAAAAGGGCGACGCCGACCTGGCCTACGGCGTGGCCGGACTCGGGCGCTTCCGCGTCAATGTCCTCAAACAGCGCGGCTCCGTCGGCGTCGTCATGCGCCACGTCAAGGGCAAGATCCTCGATTTCACCGAGCTCAATCTACCGCCCGCCATGACCAAGGTCGCCGAGATGCACCGCGGCCTCGTGCTCGTCACCGGCACCACCGGCAGCGGTAAATCCACCACCCTCGCTTCCATCGTCGACTACATCAACCAGCGAAACCGCTTCCACATCGTCACCCTCGAAGACCCCATCGAATTCCTCCACAGCAACAAGAAAAGCATCATCACCCAGCGCGAGATCAACATCGACACCCGCGACTTCTACAGCGCCCTCCGCGCCGCCATGCGCGAAGACCCCGACGTCATCCTCGTCGGCGAAATGCGCGACGCCGAAACCTTCCAGGCCGCGATCTCCGCCGCCGAAACCGGACACCTCGTCTTCAGCACCCTCCACACCACCAACGTGATGCTCACGATCGACCGCATCATGGACATGTTCCCCTCCAACATGCACGACCAGATCCGCTCCCAGATCGCCCTCCAGATCCGCGCCTGCATCGCACAGCGCCTGCTCCCCTCCGCCGACGGCAAGGGCCGCGTCCCCGCCATCGAGCTCATGTTCAACAACCCCGGCATCGCCTCCCTCATCCGCGAGAACAACATCAAGCAAATCCCCACCGCCATCGTAGGCGGCAAGGAAGACGGCATGCAGACCTTCAACATGAGCCTCGCCGGACTCATCAAGGCCGGACTCATCAAAGAAGCCGACGCCTACGCAAACTCCGACAACCCCGAAGAGCTCAAGATGAACCTCCAGGGCATCTACATCAGCAGCGGACGCGGCGGCATCCTCAAGAAATAA